One genomic segment of Pseudomonas sp. RU47 includes these proteins:
- the glnL gene encoding nitrogen regulation protein NR(II), with amino-acid sequence MTISDAIHRLLLDNLTTATILLDAELRLEYMNPAAEMLLAISGQRSHGQFISELFTESTEALNSLRQAVEQAHPFTKREAMLTALTGQTLTVDYAVTPILSNGATMLLLEVHPRDRLLRITKEEAQLSKQETSKMLVRGLAHEIKNPLGGIRGAAQLLARELPEESLRDYTNVIIEEADRLRNLVDRMLGSNKLPSLAMCNVHEVLERVCQLVEAESQGCITLVRDYDPSIPDVLIDREQMIQAVLNIVRNAMQAISSQNELRLGRISLRTRAMRQFTIGHIRHRLVTKIEIIDNGPGIPAELQETIFFPMVSGRPDGTGLGLAITQNIISQHQGLIECDSHPGHTTFSIFLPLEQGATST; translated from the coding sequence ATGACTATTAGCGACGCAATCCACCGTTTGCTGCTCGACAACCTGACCACCGCCACGATCCTGCTCGACGCCGAATTGCGCCTCGAGTACATGAACCCGGCGGCGGAGATGCTGCTCGCCATCAGCGGGCAGCGCAGCCATGGGCAATTCATCAGCGAGCTGTTCACTGAATCCACCGAGGCGCTCAATTCCCTGCGCCAGGCGGTGGAACAGGCGCATCCGTTTACCAAGCGCGAAGCCATGCTCACCGCGCTCACCGGCCAGACCTTGACCGTGGATTACGCGGTGACGCCAATCCTCAGCAATGGCGCGACCATGCTTCTGCTGGAAGTCCATCCGCGTGACCGCTTGCTGCGGATCACCAAGGAAGAGGCACAGCTGTCCAAACAGGAAACCAGCAAGATGCTGGTGCGCGGTCTCGCCCACGAGATCAAGAATCCGCTCGGCGGCATCCGCGGCGCAGCACAATTGCTGGCCCGCGAGCTGCCGGAAGAAAGTCTGCGCGATTACACCAACGTGATCATTGAAGAAGCCGACCGCCTGCGCAATCTGGTCGACCGCATGCTCGGCTCGAACAAGCTGCCGTCGCTGGCGATGTGCAACGTCCACGAAGTGCTGGAGCGCGTCTGCCAACTGGTCGAAGCGGAAAGTCAGGGCTGCATCACCTTGGTGCGCGATTACGACCCAAGCATTCCCGACGTATTGATCGACCGCGAGCAAATGATTCAGGCGGTGTTGAACATCGTGCGCAACGCGATGCAGGCGATCAGCAGCCAGAACGAGCTGCGTCTGGGCCGCATCAGCCTGCGCACCCGCGCCATGCGCCAGTTCACCATCGGCCACATCCGCCATCGCCTGGTGACCAAGATCGAGATCATCGACAACGGCCCCGGGATCCCGGCGGAACTTCAGGAAACCATTTTCTTTCCCATGGTCAGCGGACGCCCGGACGGTACCGGGCTCGGTCTGGCCATTACCCAGAACATCATCAGCCAGCA